cacacatgctaggtgacgggcgtgtgggcgtgcaccttagtaattgtgacttggtcaattccataaaACTGtttagttgaataatctgttctTATCCGTGCATTTTtctacgtattagagaaattgaattataaatcatgtttaaaccatgtatTGACACTGTTGGAACCCACATAGGTCATGTATATGtttaattatctgttaaattactgTTCTATACTCAGTCacgattttacttgcatattacatctagTCTCTATTGTTcgttattgatgcatcatatcattgctgtttgggctgcttatcatgatttctgagagcccgagagactggagaggttgatgactaagtgagattgagggcctgattgtgaggatatttattccatgattggcttgttataacgcttgggttgaaggagcccctccggagtctgtacgcaccccgagtgagcgcatgtacctactgtgtgcgagtgccgagtgactaagaggaatgagtgactgtgaggaaagagtgattgtgatgtTGGAGTGAATAGAAGGACTGAGTAActattactctgagaggatgcattgattttatACCTTTTTTCAACTACCATAtctaaatagtttctggcgcggcCAAAAAGTGATAATGCCCCTTAATTATTAGGAATAGGTATAAATATGTCCCTTTCCAAAAACGtgctctctccctctctcttttGGTTTTCTAGTGTCCCTATCGGGGCTCAactaaatttataattactttaAAAGGTTCGGAGGTAAAACGCGTTCTCTAAAGCACTTTTTAGTTTGTTTGAGGTGAATATTCTTCGATACTCTACTTTTTTATATGGTGCAGATTCATGTTCTCTAACAAATTTTCTGACATCTCTTTCATTATAGCTTTCAATGCGCATTTTGCTATTGGTTTTTGAAGGATTACTAAttaattgtagtaaagttgttaCCTTTTAGATACTTATGGTTTAGTAATTTAGAGGAATTTGTCAAGCAAGCAATATAAACAGTCACTGCTAGACAATTTTCATAAACTAGAGGCGTGGAAACTATTTTTGCTTGTTTTCTAACAATTATTTTTGGAATCAGGCTCTATATTAGTAAAAGTTGCCATCTTTATTCTAAGCAAGCAATGATTACTTCCAAGGCGGTGCCACAAGGGAAGATAGGGCAAAAACAATTCTTTTATCTTATATGGACTGTCGAATCCATTGAACATATGGGAAGGGGGTACAAAAATCGCTTTAGGTCATCGGTTCAAATCTTAGTGTAACACTCATGTAATGTTTTGAATACTCTTACATGAATTCATGGTTTTGCCACTGGTTATTTATCTTACTCCTATGATTTGGTGCTGCACTTCAGAAATAACCTTAAGAGTTTGGTCgataattgaaataaaaaatattgttttagggTAGCGAGATTTTTTTAGAATTAACTCCTTTGTTGATACTATATCTTGATGTTTTGAAACAGCATGAAGATAGATATGTACTCGTTATGATTATTTTTAGGATTGTAACAAACAACATGTGTGCTTAGTGTAGGCGTATAAAATTTACGGaattaaattcaaaaattaatttggactatattttaaattcaagatatattggtccaaataaatattttgggttaatataattggattaattatataaatccaatatatataaattaaataaataagtcataatccattgggctagcccatttaattgggctagaatgatgagcccacttcattaagcccaaaatgtcatcttcctagaggcctagtttggtgccacgtgttatatgacgtggcacgccaagtcaagcgGAAGAGCCAATAAGATCATGCCACGTGTAAAAAATGATAAGGCATGCTAAGTCACTTTAAAAGGCTAATGAAATcacgccacgtgtgcaagtgacatgttctggccaatcaaatgcggcattATCATACTTCGATTTGATTAGTCGGAAatagtttgttcttatcataactcttccctcccacaactataaataggggtcttcataacccagaaaagggaccagaagttataacaagaagcaagaaagagctcgtagATCAAACGCCGTAAATTTCTCTATAAGTTTCAagtttcaagcaatcaagttcaagttcaagaaatcaagttcaagctcaagaacgaagaacttcAAGCTTAAGAATGAAGAACAAGTCAAGATTCAGGGAGTACGAGTTCatatcaaagttcgtgctagttgaattcaagatcatcattcgtgaaaacaaatatagattcaagatcaagctcaaaggcccttgaatttatttactattggaaagaagaatcagaggattcatagagattgtacactcaaatatttgatataaatactacgattgttgcaatatttttcgtcttgattttattttctcggcGCAAATTTATTATCTACACTTAGTAATCGTCTCTTTTGACTTCAGCATACACGGTTGTACTATAAATtactaaaataatataataatgcAAAAAATAGTGAAAGTAGattaaaaagtttaagaaattttaAAAGGAATAAAgaaactcatagaaaataaaatatatagtatGTTTTTATAAGTATAAATAATGCTATAATATTAAAATTGTTATGAGGTACAATTATAACGTCTTAacttttattaaaaattaataaaattataatttcttagaaaaaatcaataaattatatttttttgtcctaaattttaatttttaaatttaatttatcGGGTTACAAATATCCTGAAATAAATACCGACTAATCTCTATATAGTACtcttaacaacttgtttggatggttgttgaCCACTATATCATATTGTATTGTTATCCCAAAATAATGTTTGTTTTAATTGTTTATTTAAAAttgattgtatcgtattgttaaacTCATTGTTCTGGAACAACCAAAAGTCCCATTTTATGAAATAACCGATTTGGtgtagtgggatcgtttcctattTTCTATTCTAATTATGCCCTTACTTATTACTCCatatcattttttgtattttaatttcAAATCTCCAACCTATTGACCTACTTTGTCTTCTTTCATATTTTCTAGAGTTGGTTTGCCCCATTCTTTTTGTTATCCAAGTCTTCGTTCGATTCTTTATCTCTTTTCatcgttttaatttttttttggtgTTGCTAATGTTAGTTAACCTTTTTTCCATAGGTTTTTGCTCTTGTTTCCAAGTTAGGTGATGTGtagctataattccatagtttcgtacattatttgccttgcattttatatgatTTAACGATAAACTACACTTTAATTGTGCGTAAaagagtctattttatgtgtaggtgaattagAGATGCAAGTAGAGAAACAGAGGATATTTACTAGTCGAAAGCGTGCGCGGGAGCAGTTGAATAGGAGAAGTTGGCAAAGCTAGGCTTGTAGCTGGCGAGAGACCTAGCGAGGCGGGGCAGAAGGCGAGCTTGACCATGCCTTATACCTAGAGACGCCAGGCCTGGGGCGAGGTCCACCAGGCATTAGGTCCCCGCGAGGCTAGGTCTGGGCATGTAcagtccgagttttgaagacttattttgtctccgggtttgactaggactttgcCTAcatgtttaggtcttttcctacacatataaatagacctaaaattCCACTTTTAGAGGActtttgcaaccggaggcaagaatagcttgtggaatcaccctttgggagttagaatcatcgatttctacatcctttcatctttactttgtaattgAATTAtacaaaatatttgggatattgttactatgagtatgagtaactaaactcctaatctagggttttgatggaacctattgaaggatgattttcttgttacgttaatataaatttgccatagtattttctctattttttcaactatattattcatgTGGTTGATTGAAGTGCCCTCAATtagttgtgcctatttagtatgtattactcgggagagagtgcatatttaggtagttgttgaacaacatcactcttaacgtatatgagggatcaatacaaagggtttaaaggcgggagataacgaaaccttggtgcgatctgagtgagtcgtacttaatgccagctagcgtaattcgggagaatatgtctagtaaattgtggtaattacccgggagagagttacgacaatCATAGTGCTCATGATcaatagagaagacttaggcgaatttatagaaaacatagcggaaaagattccgacaataggaaaaatcacaaccttagatcattccaattttTGTTTACAAAccgttcgtagttagttatttattattgcattttcattatgtaatatttagttaataaacatccaaagtgttatttaaatatttttgaatattgattgcgtgaatttgtgcAAGTCTAGCAGCTGtggttgataggttaattccttgTGGGAGTCGACTCTAGACTTATTAGCCGGGATATATTTGTGAAGACCGCCTGTCCGTTTTATAAGGcttagttgggcgtgatcaaattttggcgccgttgccggggagttaatggtgtattgattgcagctaaaagaattgctagaattcttagcgtagtcaattttcttcattttaaaccaAATACATTGAAAGTTTAACGTTTGTATTCTTGGGTATTAtaggtgcatgcctagaaactcctcgAGAACCGGTGAATTGTTCGAAGCATTATTAGATCCTGAGAAAGTTTCAAGGCACCGAATCGTGAAAACAAGAAGGGCAAAAAGCAACAAAACTCAACAGAACAAATCGATCCAGACATGGATAACGTAATAGAAAATCTAAATGACccgaacaatcagggtgtggcgcctcttgtgccagaagcagccttgtatgattgggcacaacccaccgccGAAAATCTGGCAATCACAATTGCATTCCCTCAAATACAAGCggaatcatttcaaatcacaaacaacatgctacatttgttgcatAACAAGGGACTATTTTCAcggtcttacattgaagatcccCAACAACATCTAAAAAATTTCCTGTCGATATGTGTCATACCAAGGCAACCTAATGTGACACCAGACGCAATAAAGTTTTTATTGTTTCCATTCTCGGTGGCGATCTCCGGCACCATTCCCGCATAGATTAGCAAAATATCAGAAGGACGAGCaatataagaaattcatggagatgttgaaACTAATACAGGTGAACATTCCACTGATTGATGCGTTGCAAGAGATGCCTGGAAAAGATGCCAAAATGATGAAAGATTTAATGTCTCGAAAATTCGACTTCCAAGACTTGTCCAATGTTACATTGACACAGACCTGTAGTGCAGTCGTGACGAGACCCATAGATGAGAAGTTATCAGacccagggagtttcacaatcccatgcacgaTAGGAagctatgcttttgctaaagcattatGTGATTTAGGGGAAATAATAAACTTAATGCCCTTGGATATCTACAAAAGGTTAGCCATAAGAAGATCTAGACCCACGTCCATGTTACTACAGCTAGCCGACCGGACAGTGAAGATGTCCTttggtatccttgatgatgtattagtCCAGGTTGGGAAGTTTTTGTTCCcaacagattttgtcattctagactgccgagttgacgaggagattctcataattttggaaagaccattcttggccactgggagagctTTAATTGACTGTGAAACTGGAGAGCTCAAAATGAGACTAAATGAGGAAGAGATAACTTTCAACGTGCAGAAATCTATGCGGCGGTGAAGTGTATTTGCTAACTTCTCTCTAATAGAAGCTGTGGATGTAATtctggaggaggaagatgagacctTGAACGCTAAAGACCCTCTAGAAGCCTGTCTCTTGAACTTAGATGAAGTAAATAGAGAGGACTTGGCGGAGTGGGTGCTGGCTCTTGAAGGCCAACGGTTTTGGAAAAGAGAActcgaatttgagcctttgcacttagaagaaagaaaaattcaTCCAACTAAGCCATCGATAGAAGAGCCACCAAAGTTGGAGCTGAAGCCGCTACCACCTCACCTCAAGTATGCTTTATTGGGACCTAACTCAACTTTacatgttattatctcatctggtttgttagatgtgcagaaaGAACAATTTTTGCATGAATTGAGTGAGTGCAAAactgcaattggttggaccatcACAGACATTAAAGGTATCAGCCCAGCCTTCTGTATacataagattctactggaagatggccacaaaccttccaaagaatatcaaagaaggttgaacccCAACATGAAGGAAGTTGTGAAAAGGGAGGTGATAAAGTGGTTAGACGCGGGAATCATTTTCCCCATCTCCGACAGTAACTGGATCAGC
The DNA window shown above is from Nicotiana tomentosiformis chromosome 8, ASM39032v3, whole genome shotgun sequence and carries:
- the LOC104103697 gene encoding uncharacterized protein, producing MEMLKLIQVNIPLIDALQEMPGKDAKMMKDLMSRKFDFQDLSNVTLTQTCSAVVTRPIDEKLSDPGSFTIPCTIGSYAFAKALCDLGEIINLMPLDIYKRLAIRRSRPTSMLLQLADRTVKMSFGILDDVLVQVGKFLFPTDFVILDCRVDEEILIILERPFLATGRALIDCETGELKMRLNEEEITFNEEDETLNAKDPLEACLLNLDEVNREDLAEWVLALEGQRFWKRELEFEPLHLEERKIHPTKPSIEEPPKLELKPLPPHLKYALLGPNSTLHVIISSGLLDVQKEQFLHELSECKTAIGWTITDIKGISPAFCIHKILLEDGHKPSKEYQRRLNPNMKEVVKREVIKWVAFEEFKKRFVTTPIIVAPDWEKPFELMCDANDYAVGAVLGQRKDKVMHPIYYASRTLNGAQLNCMVTEKEMLAVVFAFDKFRYLIDKKDSTSLLIRWVLLLQEFDLEIHDRKGTENQVADHLSRLEGDEKRICVDNMIQRCIPEIDQSSILQACHASPYGGHFRGVRTAAKVVESGFYWPTLFKDAYLWVTGCDECQRTGNISRRHEMPMNPIQEVEVFDVWGIDFMGPFVGS